Proteins encoded by one window of Pseudonocardia sp. HH130629-09:
- a CDS encoding ABC transporter ATP-binding protein: protein MLAIDGLAKRFGPATALDEVSFTVGAGEVFGFVGGNGAGKTTTMRIVLGVLDADAGAVAWKGAPLGLAERRRIGYLPEERGLYPRMRVAEQLVYLARLHGMSRSEAQAATETWTERVGLAGRRGDEVQKLSLGNQQRVQLCAALVHDPDLLVLDEPFSGLDPAAVDTLGAVLRERAAAGVPVVFSSHQLELVERLCDRVGIISAGRMVAVGTVDGLRAGAADRYDVTGPPPGWADDLPGVRVLGVDGARTRVELAPGTDDQALLDAALAAGPVHAFGPYRPPLTELYRDAVRDRAVPADPALPTDGALPTDRALPTERALPTDRTR, encoded by the coding sequence GTGCTGGCGATCGACGGCCTCGCCAAGCGGTTCGGCCCTGCCACCGCCCTCGACGAGGTGAGCTTCACGGTCGGTGCGGGCGAGGTGTTCGGCTTCGTCGGCGGCAACGGGGCGGGCAAGACGACGACGATGCGGATCGTGCTCGGTGTCCTCGACGCCGACGCCGGTGCGGTCGCCTGGAAGGGCGCGCCGCTCGGTCTCGCGGAACGCCGCCGGATCGGGTACCTGCCCGAGGAGCGCGGTCTCTACCCGCGGATGCGGGTCGCCGAGCAGCTCGTCTACCTGGCCCGGCTGCACGGGATGTCACGGTCGGAGGCCCAGGCGGCCACCGAGACCTGGACCGAGCGGGTCGGGCTGGCCGGGCGCCGCGGCGACGAGGTGCAGAAGCTCTCGCTGGGCAACCAGCAGCGGGTGCAGCTGTGCGCCGCGCTGGTGCACGACCCCGATCTGCTGGTGCTCGACGAGCCGTTCTCCGGGCTGGACCCGGCGGCCGTCGACACCCTGGGAGCGGTGCTGCGCGAGCGCGCCGCGGCCGGGGTGCCGGTGGTGTTCTCCTCCCACCAGCTGGAGCTGGTGGAGCGGCTCTGCGACCGGGTGGGCATCATCTCGGCGGGCCGGATGGTGGCGGTCGGCACGGTCGACGGGCTGCGCGCCGGTGCCGCGGACCGCTACGACGTCACCGGCCCGCCACCGGGCTGGGCCGACGACCTACCCGGGGTACGGGTCCTCGGCGTCGACGGTGCCCGCACCCGCGTCGAGCTGGCGCCGGGCACCGACGACCAGGCGCTGCTGGATGCGGCGCTGGCCGCCGGGCCGGTGCACGCGTTCGGTCCGTACCGGCCGCCACTGACCGAGCTGTACCGCGACGCCGTGCGCGACCGCGCCGTCCCGGCGGACCCCGCCCTCCCCACGGACGGCGCCCTCCCCACCGACCGCGCCCTCCCCACCGAGCGCGCCCTCCCGACGGACCGCACCCGATGA
- a CDS encoding ABC transporter permease, producing MRTVLLVARREITTQLRSRTFVVGILLMLLVFGGYGAVIVFAGAQGSSSSLVLDGPARELRGELQGTADRLGTTLRVTEAGNRDTAESMVRTGEADAMLTGAPGTYQLVGLDDVAPGLRSLVVDVVEQQAVRESLLAAGADPDRVSTLSGVGVRTLEPVDTELGQRIGTAFVVTFLLFFSVTAYGAAVAQGVVEEKAGRVVELLLATVPARQLLAGKVLGLGLVGLLQLLILGGVGAAVAVGTGVLAVPALLLPTLVSALAWYLVGFFLFATLYAAAGALVSRQEELQSVTAPIAIVLLVPFLLAVAVLPVDPRNPVTTVLSFVPYLSQTLMPARTALGVTAWWEPVLAYLLALAALAGMVLLSARVYRNSVLRTGARVRWRDALSAGRP from the coding sequence ATGAGGACGGTGCTGCTCGTCGCGCGGCGCGAGATCACCACCCAGCTGCGGTCGCGGACGTTCGTCGTCGGGATCCTGCTGATGCTGCTGGTGTTCGGCGGCTACGGCGCGGTGATCGTGTTCGCCGGGGCGCAGGGCTCGTCGTCGTCGCTGGTGCTGGACGGGCCGGCCCGCGAGCTGCGCGGCGAGCTGCAGGGCACCGCGGACCGGCTGGGCACCACGCTGCGCGTGACCGAGGCCGGGAACCGGGACACCGCGGAGTCGATGGTCCGCACCGGCGAGGCCGATGCGATGCTCACCGGGGCGCCGGGGACCTACCAGCTCGTGGGCCTCGACGACGTCGCTCCCGGGCTGCGGTCGCTCGTTGTCGACGTGGTGGAACAGCAGGCCGTGCGCGAGTCGCTGCTCGCCGCGGGCGCCGACCCGGACCGGGTGAGCACGCTGTCCGGGGTCGGGGTGCGCACCCTCGAACCGGTCGACACCGAGCTCGGGCAGCGCATCGGCACCGCGTTCGTGGTGACGTTCCTGCTGTTCTTCTCGGTGACCGCCTACGGCGCGGCCGTCGCACAGGGGGTGGTCGAGGAGAAGGCCGGGCGCGTGGTCGAGCTGCTGCTGGCGACCGTCCCGGCGCGGCAGCTGCTCGCGGGGAAGGTGCTCGGGCTCGGCCTGGTCGGGCTGCTGCAGCTGCTGATCCTCGGCGGGGTGGGCGCGGCCGTCGCGGTGGGCACCGGCGTGCTCGCGGTCCCGGCGCTGCTGCTGCCGACGCTGGTGTCCGCGCTGGCCTGGTACCTGGTCGGGTTCTTCCTGTTCGCGACGCTCTACGCGGCGGCGGGCGCGCTGGTGTCCCGGCAGGAGGAGCTCCAGTCGGTGACCGCGCCGATCGCCATCGTGCTGCTCGTGCCGTTCCTGCTCGCCGTCGCCGTGCTGCCCGTGGACCCGCGCAACCCCGTCACCACGGTGCTGTCGTTCGTGCCGTACCTGTCGCAGACGCTCATGCCCGCGCGCACCGCGCTCGGCGTCACCGCGTGGTGGGAGCCGGTGCTCGCCTATCTGCTGGCGCTGGCCGCGCTCGCCGGGATGGTGCTGCTGTCGGCGCGGGTGTACCGCAACTCGGTGCTGCGCACCGGGGCGCGGGTCCGCTGGCGGGACGCGCTCAGTGCCGGGCGGCCTTGA
- a CDS encoding cryptochrome/photolyase family protein: MAPSTAVVWFRRDLRVADQPTFLAAADAADRALALFVLDPALLAPSGAARANFLFGCLRELDEALGGRLLVVKGDPADVVPRIATAVGAQTVHVSADYGPYGRARDEQVEKALAEDGVELVRTGSPYAVAPGRVEKGTGGPFKVFTPFSRAWADHGWRAPAATDASTCRWMDPADKNGGPRAVQIPDDEPVEAELPEAGESAARARWADFLDEGVADYGSVRDLPAERGTSGMSPYLKYGCVHPRTLLADLAKQKGDSVKTYRTEIAWREFYADVLYRRPDSARENYDRAFDHLPLRTGKAADADFERWCEGRTGFPIVDAGMRQLRGEAWMHNRVRMIVASFLVKDLHLPWWRGARHFMALLVDGDLASNQHGWQWTAGSGTDASPYFRIFNPITQGERFDPDGDYVRRWVPELAEVGGRAVHQPWKLPGGIPEGYPEPMVDHKAERQDALARYDQVKAARH; this comes from the coding sequence ATGGCGCCCAGCACTGCCGTCGTCTGGTTCCGACGAGACCTCCGGGTCGCCGACCAGCCCACCTTCCTCGCCGCGGCCGACGCCGCCGACCGCGCGCTCGCGCTGTTCGTGCTGGACCCGGCGCTATTGGCGCCTTCCGGCGCCGCGCGGGCGAACTTCCTCTTCGGCTGCCTGCGCGAGCTCGACGAGGCACTCGGCGGGAGGCTGCTCGTGGTGAAGGGGGACCCGGCGGACGTCGTCCCGCGGATCGCGACGGCCGTCGGCGCGCAGACCGTGCACGTCTCCGCGGACTACGGCCCCTACGGCCGCGCGCGCGACGAGCAGGTCGAGAAGGCACTCGCCGAGGACGGCGTCGAGCTCGTCCGGACCGGCTCGCCCTACGCCGTCGCGCCCGGCCGGGTGGAGAAGGGCACCGGCGGGCCGTTCAAGGTGTTCACCCCGTTCAGCCGGGCGTGGGCAGACCACGGCTGGCGCGCCCCGGCCGCGACCGATGCGTCGACGTGCAGGTGGATGGACCCCGCCGACAAGAACGGCGGACCCCGCGCGGTGCAGATCCCCGACGATGAGCCGGTCGAGGCCGAGCTGCCCGAGGCGGGGGAGTCCGCGGCGCGGGCCCGCTGGGCGGACTTCCTCGACGAGGGCGTGGCGGACTACGGGTCCGTCCGCGACCTGCCCGCCGAGCGTGGCACCTCGGGCATGTCGCCGTACCTCAAGTACGGCTGCGTCCACCCGCGCACGCTGCTCGCGGACCTGGCGAAGCAGAAGGGGGACTCGGTGAAGACCTACCGCACCGAGATCGCCTGGCGGGAGTTCTACGCCGACGTGCTGTACCGGCGCCCGGACTCCGCGCGCGAGAACTACGACAGGGCCTTCGACCACCTGCCGCTGCGCACCGGGAAGGCCGCCGACGCCGACTTCGAGCGCTGGTGCGAGGGCCGGACGGGCTTCCCGATCGTCGACGCCGGGATGCGCCAGCTGCGGGGCGAGGCGTGGATGCACAACCGGGTGCGGATGATCGTCGCGTCGTTCCTGGTCAAGGACCTGCACCTTCCGTGGTGGCGCGGCGCGCGGCACTTCATGGCGCTGCTCGTCGACGGCGACCTGGCCTCCAACCAGCACGGCTGGCAGTGGACCGCCGGGTCGGGGACGGACGCGTCGCCGTACTTCCGGATCTTCAACCCCATCACCCAGGGCGAGCGGTTCGACCCCGACGGGGACTACGTGCGCCGCTGGGTGCCCGAGCTCGCCGAGGTCGGGGGCAGGGCCGTGCACCAGCCGTGGAAGCTGCCCGGCGGCATCCCGGAGGGCTATCCGGAGCCGATGGTCGACCACAAGGCCGAGCGCCAGGACGCGCTCGCCCGCTACGACCAGGTCAAGGCCGCCCGGCACTGA
- a CDS encoding citrate synthase, whose protein sequence is MSDETAAKSDTAVLRYSGGEFETAVHTPTEGSQAVDVSKLLGKTGLVTFDPGFTSTAACSSAITYIDGDAGILRYRGYPIDQLAGNSTFLEVSYLLIYGELPSQQQLDAFTTRISRHTLLHEDLKRFFEGFPRDAHPMPVLSSAVSALSTFYQDSLDPHDEEAVELSTVRLMAKVFTIAAYAYKKSVGQPFLYPDNSLGLVENFLRMTFGFPAEPYELDPDMVRALDTLLILHADHEQNCSTSTVRLVGSSQANLFASISAGVNALFGPLHGGANQAVLEMLTRIKDVEGGNVDDFVSRVKNKEQGAKLMGFGHRVYKNYDPRAKIVKEQAETILKKLGVNDPLLDIAMTLEEKALADDYFVERKLYPNVDFYTGVIYRAMGFPVKMFTVLFALGRLPGWIAHWREMMNDPQNKIGRPRQLYTGSAERLYVPVGQR, encoded by the coding sequence ATGTCCGACGAGACCGCCGCCAAGTCCGACACCGCCGTACTCCGGTATTCGGGCGGCGAGTTCGAGACCGCGGTGCACACCCCGACGGAGGGGTCGCAGGCCGTCGACGTCAGCAAGCTGCTCGGCAAGACCGGCCTGGTCACCTTCGACCCGGGCTTCACCAGCACCGCGGCCTGCTCCTCGGCGATCACCTACATCGACGGTGACGCCGGCATCCTGCGTTACCGCGGCTACCCGATCGACCAGCTGGCAGGGAACTCCACGTTCCTCGAGGTCAGCTACCTGCTGATCTACGGCGAGCTGCCGAGCCAGCAGCAGCTCGACGCCTTCACCACCCGGATCAGCCGGCACACCCTGCTGCACGAGGACCTGAAGCGCTTCTTCGAGGGCTTCCCGCGGGACGCGCACCCGATGCCGGTGCTGTCGTCCGCGGTCAGCGCGCTGTCGACCTTCTACCAGGACTCGCTGGACCCGCACGACGAGGAGGCCGTCGAGCTCTCCACCGTCCGGCTCATGGCGAAGGTCTTCACGATCGCCGCCTACGCCTACAAGAAGTCCGTCGGGCAGCCGTTCCTGTACCCGGACAACTCCCTCGGCCTCGTCGAGAACTTCCTGCGGATGACCTTCGGGTTCCCCGCCGAGCCCTACGAGCTGGACCCGGACATGGTCCGCGCGCTCGACACGCTGCTGATCCTGCACGCCGACCACGAGCAGAACTGCTCGACCTCGACGGTGCGCCTCGTCGGTTCCAGCCAGGCCAACCTGTTCGCCTCCATCTCCGCCGGCGTGAACGCGCTGTTCGGCCCGCTGCACGGCGGCGCCAACCAGGCGGTCCTGGAGATGCTGACCCGCATCAAGGACGTCGAGGGCGGCAACGTCGACGACTTCGTCAGCCGGGTCAAGAACAAGGAGCAGGGCGCGAAGCTGATGGGCTTCGGGCACCGGGTCTACAAGAACTACGACCCGCGCGCGAAGATCGTCAAGGAGCAGGCCGAGACGATCCTCAAGAAGCTCGGCGTCAACGACCCGCTGCTCGACATCGCGATGACGCTCGAGGAGAAGGCGCTGGCCGACGACTACTTCGTCGAGCGCAAGCTCTACCCGAACGTCGACTTCTACACCGGCGTCATCTACCGGGCGATGGGCTTCCCGGTGAAGATGTTCACCGTGCTGTTCGCACTCGGCCGGCTCCCGGGCTGGATCGCGCACTGGCGCGAGATGATGAACGACCCGCAGAACAAGATCGGGCGTCCGCGCCAGCTCTACACCGGTTCCGCGGAGCGCCTCTACGTCCCGGTCGGCCAGCGCTGA
- a CDS encoding MFS transporter encodes MSTRNDPGEGPTQPLPGAERDTPTRPVPAPTDEGPTVRTRASRLTGLLRSTFADTTPLRTPAYRRLWAAGIVTVIGAQLSVVAVPIQIFQLTGSSAYVGLTGLFGLVPLVVFGLWGGAIADAVDRRVMLLFTGSGIALSSLALWVVSASGAGNVWVVLVLFAFQSAMLAMNQPTRSAVIPRLLPAEQLPAANALNMTVVQVGAVLGPLLAGVLIPFIGLSTLYLVDAIFLLATLWATWRLPALPSSAQRVDGERPKVGLRAVVDGFRYVGTQRILLVSFLVDVIAMGLGMPRVLFPQMAVDTFGGTADGGVQQGLLYAAIPIGMVAGGVLSGWLQKVQRQGVAVVVAVCVWGGGVLVFGLTGSLFLAVLALAVAGAGDLVSSVYRSSMLQTVATDEMRGRMQGVFIVVVACGPRLADMWHGSAASLIGPGVTATLGGAAVIVGVLLCVWRFPEFLRYRAPRDGG; translated from the coding sequence GTGAGCACGCGCAACGATCCCGGTGAGGGGCCGACGCAGCCGCTGCCGGGCGCCGAACGGGACACCCCGACCCGCCCCGTCCCCGCGCCCACGGACGAGGGGCCGACGGTCCGCACCCGCGCGTCGCGGTTGACCGGGCTGCTGCGGTCGACCTTCGCCGACACCACCCCGCTGCGCACGCCCGCCTACCGGCGGCTGTGGGCGGCCGGGATCGTGACGGTGATCGGCGCCCAGCTGTCGGTCGTCGCCGTGCCGATCCAGATCTTCCAGCTGACCGGGTCGTCGGCCTACGTCGGGCTGACCGGTCTGTTCGGCCTGGTCCCGCTCGTGGTGTTCGGGCTGTGGGGTGGCGCGATCGCCGACGCCGTCGACCGGCGGGTCATGCTGCTGTTCACCGGGTCCGGCATCGCGCTGAGCTCGCTGGCGCTGTGGGTGGTCTCGGCCAGCGGGGCCGGGAACGTGTGGGTCGTGCTGGTGCTCTTCGCGTTCCAGTCGGCGATGCTCGCGATGAACCAGCCCACCCGCAGCGCGGTCATCCCGCGGCTGCTGCCCGCCGAGCAGCTGCCCGCCGCGAACGCGCTGAACATGACCGTCGTGCAGGTCGGCGCGGTGCTCGGGCCGCTCCTGGCCGGGGTGCTGATCCCGTTCATCGGGCTGTCGACCCTCTACCTGGTCGACGCGATCTTCCTGCTGGCGACGCTGTGGGCGACCTGGCGGCTGCCCGCGCTGCCGAGCTCCGCGCAGCGGGTGGACGGTGAGCGTCCGAAGGTGGGGCTGCGCGCGGTGGTCGACGGCTTCCGCTACGTCGGTACCCAGCGCATCCTGCTCGTCTCGTTCCTGGTCGACGTGATCGCGATGGGTCTGGGCATGCCCCGGGTGCTGTTCCCGCAGATGGCGGTGGACACCTTCGGCGGTACGGCCGACGGGGGTGTCCAGCAGGGCCTGCTCTACGCGGCGATCCCGATCGGGATGGTCGCCGGCGGCGTGCTGTCGGGCTGGTTGCAGAAGGTGCAGCGGCAGGGCGTCGCGGTCGTGGTCGCGGTGTGCGTCTGGGGCGGTGGGGTCCTGGTGTTCGGTCTGACCGGGTCGTTGTTCCTCGCGGTGCTCGCGCTGGCCGTCGCCGGCGCCGGCGACCTGGTCAGCTCGGTCTACCGGTCCTCGATGCTGCAGACCGTCGCGACAGACGAGATGCGCGGCCGGATGCAGGGCGTGTTCATCGTCGTCGTCGCGTGCGGGCCCCGGCTGGCCGACATGTGGCACGGCTCGGCGGCGTCGTTGATCGGGCCCGGTGTCACCGCGACGCTCGGCGGCGCCGCGGTGATCGTGGGCGTGCTGCTGTGCGTCTGGCGCTTCCCGGAGTTCCTCCGCTACCGCGCGCCCCGCGACGGAGGGTGA
- the pdxH gene encoding pyridoxamine 5'-phosphate oxidase — translation MTDAPALERMRIDYASRPLDVDGLAPIWYAQLTAWLEQAREAGLTEPNAMVLATSDPDGLPSSRTVLCKGLDAGGIVFYTNYTSAKSHDLNRTRVASVTFPWYDLQRQVHLSGRVERCSEAQSDAYWALRPRGSQLGAWASAQSTIVAGRTVLDQALAGVTRRFEGVEEIPRPPHWGGWRIVPWQVEFWQGRADRMHDRLRFEVGRDDSWSVCRLAP, via the coding sequence ATGACGGACGCACCCGCGCTGGAGAGGATGCGGATCGACTACGCGAGTCGACCGCTCGACGTCGACGGCCTGGCTCCGATCTGGTACGCACAGCTCACCGCGTGGCTGGAACAGGCCCGTGAGGCCGGGCTGACCGAGCCGAACGCGATGGTGCTGGCGACTTCGGACCCGGACGGGCTGCCGTCGTCGCGCACCGTCCTGTGCAAGGGCCTCGACGCCGGCGGCATCGTCTTCTACACGAACTACACCTCCGCCAAGAGCCACGACCTCAACCGCACGCGCGTCGCCTCGGTCACCTTCCCCTGGTACGACCTCCAGCGTCAGGTGCATCTCTCCGGTCGCGTCGAGCGCTGCTCCGAGGCCCAGTCCGACGCCTACTGGGCGCTGCGCCCACGCGGGTCGCAGCTGGGGGCGTGGGCGTCGGCGCAGTCGACGATCGTCGCCGGGCGCACGGTCCTCGACCAGGCGCTCGCCGGGGTCACCCGCCGCTTCGAGGGCGTCGAGGAGATCCCACGACCGCCGCACTGGGGTGGCTGGCGGATCGTGCCGTGGCAGGTCGAGTTCTGGCAGGGCCGCGCCGACCGGATGCACGACCGGCTGCGGTTCGAGGTCGGCCGCGACGACTCCTGGTCGGTGTGCCGGCTCGCCCCCTAG
- a CDS encoding citrate synthase 2 yields the protein MTETLAHEVPPPPPGFRSGLEGHVAFRTEIAEPDKDGGSLRYRGVDLEDLAGTVTFGDVWALLVDGRFGQSLPPAEPFPIPVHTGDVRVDVQAALAMLAPYWGYRPLLDIDDAEARDNLARASVMALSYVAQSARGIGVPAVPQSRIDECSTITERFMTRWRGEPDPRHVAAVDAYWVSAAEHGMNASTFTARVIASTGADAAASLSGAIGAMSGPLHGGAPARVLPTIDEVERTGDARALVTGLLDRKEKLMGFGHRVYRAEDPRARVLRRTCQELNAPRYEVAAELERTALAILRERRPDRPIETNVEFWAAVILDFAEVPPHMMPAMFTSARTAGWSAHVMEQKREGKLVRPSAQYIGPGPRRPQDVEGWDSVSAR from the coding sequence GTGACCGAGACGCTCGCGCACGAGGTGCCCCCGCCGCCCCCAGGATTCAGGTCCGGACTGGAGGGCCACGTCGCGTTCCGCACCGAGATCGCCGAGCCCGACAAGGACGGCGGCTCGCTGCGCTACCGCGGCGTCGACCTGGAGGACCTCGCCGGCACGGTGACCTTCGGCGACGTCTGGGCGCTGCTGGTCGACGGCCGCTTCGGGCAGAGCCTGCCGCCGGCGGAGCCGTTCCCGATCCCGGTGCACACCGGTGACGTGCGGGTCGACGTGCAGGCCGCACTGGCGATGCTCGCCCCGTACTGGGGCTACCGTCCGCTGCTCGACATCGACGACGCCGAGGCCCGCGACAACCTGGCCCGCGCCTCGGTGATGGCGCTGTCCTACGTCGCCCAGTCCGCCCGCGGCATCGGCGTGCCCGCGGTGCCGCAGTCGCGCATCGACGAGTGCTCCACGATCACCGAGCGCTTCATGACCCGCTGGCGCGGCGAGCCCGACCCGCGCCACGTCGCCGCCGTCGACGCCTACTGGGTGTCCGCCGCCGAGCACGGCATGAACGCCTCGACCTTCACCGCCCGGGTGATCGCCTCCACCGGTGCCGACGCCGCCGCGTCGCTGTCCGGCGCGATCGGCGCCATGTCCGGCCCGCTGCACGGCGGCGCCCCGGCCCGGGTGCTCCCGACGATCGACGAGGTCGAGCGCACCGGCGACGCCCGGGCGCTGGTCACGGGCCTGCTGGACCGCAAGGAGAAGCTCATGGGCTTCGGGCACCGGGTCTACCGGGCCGAGGACCCGCGGGCCCGCGTGCTGCGCCGCACCTGCCAGGAGCTGAACGCCCCGCGCTACGAGGTGGCCGCCGAGCTGGAGCGCACCGCGCTGGCGATCCTGCGCGAGCGACGCCCGGACCGCCCGATCGAGACCAACGTCGAGTTCTGGGCGGCGGTGATCCTCGACTTCGCCGAGGTCCCGCCGCACATGATGCCCGCGATGTTCACCTCGGCCCGCACCGCCGGCTGGTCGGCGCACGTCATGGAGCAGAAGCGCGAGGGCAAGCTCGTGCGCCCGAGCGCGCAGTACATCGGCCCGGGCCCGCGCAGGCCGCAGGACGTCGAGGGCTGGGACTCGGTCTCCGCCCGCTGA
- a CDS encoding MFS transporter gives MTTAPTTADTRARRVHPAWWAAGATFLALLGAAGFRSTPGVLVEPLHAEFGWGIGSISFALAVNLALFGVTAPFAAALMERFGVRRVVATALVMVAVGAGTTVFMTAVWQLVLLWGVVVGLGTGSMAMALVATVVNRWFVARRGLVSGVLTAATATGQLVFLPLVAAVVESGGWRPAALITAGAALAVVPVVWLFLKDRPADAGVLPYGGTEADVVAPQRTGAARLAVRALADAARTGTFWLLVGGFFICGATTAGLVQSHFVPAAHDHGMPATTAASLLALVGIFDLLGTIFSGWLTDRIDPRLLLGAYYALRGLSLFLLPPLFGTDLNASMLAFVVFYGLDWVATVPPTMALAREAFGARSAVVFGWIFASHQIGAAFAALVAGLVRDALGSYDMAWYGGAVLCVVAAGLSLAIRRHRAPVPSPAG, from the coding sequence ATGACGACAGCGCCCACGACGGCGGACACACGAGCACGCCGGGTGCACCCGGCCTGGTGGGCGGCGGGGGCGACGTTCCTCGCCCTGCTCGGCGCGGCCGGGTTCCGGTCCACCCCCGGGGTGCTGGTCGAGCCGCTGCACGCTGAGTTCGGCTGGGGCATCGGGTCCATCTCCTTCGCGCTCGCGGTGAACCTCGCCCTGTTCGGGGTGACCGCGCCGTTCGCGGCGGCGCTGATGGAGCGCTTCGGCGTGCGCCGCGTCGTCGCGACCGCGCTGGTCATGGTCGCGGTCGGCGCCGGCACGACCGTGTTCATGACGGCGGTCTGGCAGCTGGTGCTGCTGTGGGGCGTCGTCGTCGGGCTGGGCACCGGCTCGATGGCGATGGCGCTGGTCGCGACCGTGGTGAACCGTTGGTTCGTCGCCCGCCGCGGCCTCGTCTCCGGGGTCCTCACCGCCGCCACCGCCACCGGGCAGCTGGTGTTCCTGCCCCTGGTCGCGGCCGTCGTCGAGTCGGGCGGGTGGCGGCCCGCGGCGTTGATCACCGCAGGCGCGGCACTGGCCGTGGTGCCGGTGGTGTGGCTGTTCCTGAAGGACCGGCCCGCCGACGCCGGGGTCCTGCCCTACGGCGGCACCGAGGCCGACGTCGTCGCGCCGCAGCGCACGGGCGCCGCGCGGCTGGCGGTGCGGGCGCTGGCCGACGCCGCGCGCACCGGCACGTTCTGGCTGCTCGTCGGCGGGTTCTTCATCTGCGGCGCGACGACGGCGGGGCTGGTCCAGTCCCACTTCGTCCCGGCCGCGCACGACCACGGCATGCCCGCGACGACGGCGGCCTCCCTGCTCGCCCTGGTCGGCATCTTCGACCTGCTCGGGACGATCTTCTCCGGCTGGCTGACCGACCGGATCGACCCGCGGCTGCTGCTGGGCGCCTACTACGCGCTGCGCGGGCTGTCGCTGTTCCTGCTCCCGCCGCTGTTCGGGACCGACCTGAACGCCAGCATGCTCGCGTTCGTCGTGTTCTACGGCCTGGACTGGGTCGCGACCGTCCCGCCGACGATGGCGCTGGCCCGCGAGGCCTTCGGCGCCCGCTCGGCGGTGGTGTTCGGCTGGATCTTCGCCTCGCACCAGATCGGGGCGGCGTTCGCCGCGCTCGTCGCGGGTCTGGTCCGCGACGCCCTGGGTAGCTACGACATGGCCTGGTACGGCGGCGCCGTCCTCTGCGTCGTCGCGGCCGGGCTGTCGCTGGCGATCCGGCGCCACCGGGCCCCCGTGCCGTCGCCCGCGGGCTGA
- a CDS encoding GlxA family transcriptional regulator, protein MHRVGVLAVDGVIAFELGIPERILGTTTTADGIPLYDVRVATVDGGPVRTSAGYRVLPEHGIDVLERADTLVVPAVRGPNTDDPGEAVLGLVRRAAHRGARVVAICTGAFTLAATGVLDGRRATTHWAHVDAFRALYPQVELDPDVLFVDDGDILTSAGVAAGIDLCLHLVRRDHGAAVATATARRNVVAPWREGGQAQFVASHVPDPGGPATDAVREWALHRLDRPLTVEELAAQASMSVRTFTRRFRAETGTSPARWLAARRLELVRRLLETTDLPVEQVAARAGFGTTAALRQRLHAEIGMAPLAYRRAHRAPAGA, encoded by the coding sequence ATGCACCGGGTCGGAGTACTCGCCGTCGACGGGGTCATCGCCTTCGAGCTCGGCATCCCCGAACGAATCCTCGGCACCACGACCACGGCGGACGGCATCCCGCTCTACGACGTGCGGGTCGCCACCGTCGACGGCGGCCCGGTCCGCACCAGCGCCGGGTACCGGGTGCTGCCCGAACACGGGATCGACGTGCTGGAGCGCGCGGACACCCTGGTGGTACCGGCCGTGCGCGGCCCGAACACCGACGACCCGGGCGAGGCCGTCCTCGGTCTGGTGCGCCGGGCCGCGCACCGCGGCGCACGGGTCGTGGCGATCTGCACCGGCGCGTTCACCCTGGCCGCCACCGGCGTGCTCGACGGTCGCCGCGCCACCACCCACTGGGCGCACGTGGACGCCTTCCGCGCGCTGTACCCGCAGGTGGAGCTGGACCCCGACGTGCTGTTCGTCGACGACGGCGACATCCTCACCTCGGCGGGCGTGGCCGCGGGCATCGACCTGTGCCTGCACCTGGTCCGGCGCGACCACGGCGCGGCGGTGGCCACCGCGACCGCGCGGCGCAACGTCGTCGCACCGTGGCGGGAGGGCGGGCAGGCCCAGTTCGTCGCCTCGCACGTCCCGGACCCCGGCGGCCCGGCCACCGACGCCGTCCGGGAGTGGGCGCTGCACCGCCTCGACCGGCCGCTCACGGTCGAGGAGCTGGCGGCACAGGCGTCGATGAGCGTGCGGACCTTCACCCGACGCTTCCGCGCCGAGACCGGCACCAGCCCCGCCCGCTGGCTGGCCGCGCGCCGTCTGGAGCTGGTGCGCCGCCTGCTGGAGACCACCGACCTGCCCGTCGAGCAGGTCGCCGCGCGCGCCGGGTTCGGCACCACCGCGGCGCTGCGGCAGCGGTTGCACGCCGAGATCGGGATGGCGCCGCTGGCGTACCGGCGCGCCCACCGGGCACCCGCCGGCGCGTGA